The genomic DNA AGGGTGCGGGTATCGATCTCCTCCGTCGCTTCCCGCACGTCGCCGTGCTGCACACGTTCTCCAAGGCGTACGGCCTCGCCGGACTCCGCGTCGGCTACGCCATCGCGCCGGTCGAGATCGCCGAAAATCAGCGCAAGGTCGCGATCCCGTTCGGGGTCAGTGACCTCGCGCAAGCGGCCGCCGTCGCCTCGCTGGATTCCGAAGACGAACTCGCCCTCCGGATCGACGAGGTCGTCGCCCAGCGCGAACGGCTGTGCGCGCTGCTGGAGGATGCCGGATGGGCTCCCGTCGCATCGCAGGCGAACTTCGTCTGGGTGCCTGCCGGCACCCGCTCCGAAGAACTCGAGACGCTGCTCCGCGAGGGCGGCGTCATCACCCGGGCGTTCGCCGGCGAAGGCGTGCGCATCTCGTCGGGTTCGGCGGATGACATCGATCGAGTCGAAGCCGCGCTCGCCGCCTCCGCCCGTACCACTCGCACTCCACACCGATCAGATCAGCGCATGAACGAGGAAGTCCACGCATGACCGAAGTAACGACGATGACAACGACCACGAAGGGCCTGCACCCCGGCCTCACCCGGCGCCAGATCTCGATGATGGGGCTCGGCGGTGCGATCGGCGCGGGCCTCTTCGTCGGGTCCGGTCAGGCCATCGGCGTCGCGGGACCCGCCGTGCTGATCTCGTTCCTCGTCGCCGGCGCCATCGTCGTGCTGGTGATGGCGATGCTCGCGGAGATGGTCGCAGCCAGGCCGAGCTCGGGGGCTTTCAGCTCCTATGCCCAGAAGGCGATGGGACGCAGTGCCGGCAGCGCCGTCGGCTGGCTGTACTGGATCCAGCTCGTCGTCGTGATCGCGGCCGAGGCGACCGGTGCCGCCGGCATCGTCGCCGGCTGGGTGCCAGGAGTGCCCGCCTGGGTATGGGTGCTCGTCTTCGTCGTCGCGCTCACCACGGTGAATCTCTTCGGCGTGCGCAACTACGGTCGCTTCGAGTTCTGGTTCGCGGCGATCAAGGTCGCCGCGATCATCCTGTTCCTCATCGTCGGGGTGTGCGCGATCATCGGTCTCGTCCCCGGCGTTCCGGCGACCGGTATCGGCAATCTCACCGCACATGGCGGCTTCGCCCCGAACGGCATCGCCGGCATCGCCGCCGCGCTCCTCATCGTCATGTTCGCGTTCGGCGGGACGGAGGTCGTCGCCATCGCCGCCGCGGAGTCGGATGACCCCGCACGCAACATCCGACGCATCGTCCGCGAGGTGATGGTGCGCATCATCGTCTTCTACTTCGGCTCGATCTTCGTCATCGTCGCC from Microbacterium sp. LWO13-1.2 includes the following:
- a CDS encoding amino acid permease — protein: MTEVTTMTTTTKGLHPGLTRRQISMMGLGGAIGAGLFVGSGQAIGVAGPAVLISFLVAGAIVVLVMAMLAEMVAARPSSGAFSSYAQKAMGRSAGSAVGWLYWIQLVVVIAAEATGAAGIVAGWVPGVPAWVWVLVFVVALTTVNLFGVRNYGRFEFWFAAIKVAAIILFLIVGVCAIIGLVPGVPATGIGNLTAHGGFAPNGIAGIAAALLIVMFAFGGTEVVAIAAAESDDPARNIRRIVREVMVRIIVFYFGSIFVIVAVLPWNDPAVLDGPFSAVLATIRVPGVDLVMSLIVVIALLSAMNANIYGASRMAFSLGERGLAPRAITRTSDKGVPYVAVLASVAFGFVTVGLNWAFPDVVLPALLNVVGSTLLVIWTATAIAQIILRRRADRAGESMPMRMWGFPWLSWLCLALLAGVIALVMIDPAARTQLLLTLALMAVLLLAARLTRGVSRPGVPRE